The Sphaerochaeta globosa str. Buddy region TATCCATGTTGGAGATTCAGGGCATAGAAGGTTCGTTGGCTGCTGGTCTGATCACCTCCCAAAAACTGGGCGGGCCGTTTGGGATGGGCGGGGGAGAAGCGAAGGGCCGATCCGTTGTCCACCACCGACTTACCGAAGCCGAAACTGAGCATGCCCACCCCGTCCTCCGGTTTTTCACCGCCAAGGGGGTAGTAGTTCAGCGACCGTGCAACACCGCTGATATTCGGGTACCAATACGAGCCGTGTTCGCTGCCGATGACCTGTTGGATGACGACCGCCATTTTCTCATCCTCCAGCATATGCTCGGTCGCTTTGAGATATTCCTTAGCACTTCTGAAGTAGGTGGAGGCCCATACAGCCCTCACTGCATCGCATAACTCATCGAGCCGAATCCTGTCATCGCCTTTGTTGGGAAGCATGCAGGTTTCATACACCCCGGCAAAGGGTTGGTAGTGTGAATCCTCCAGCAGGCTGGAGGAGCGTACACAAATGGGTTGATGGATGACTTGGATGATTTCGGCGAGGTTGAGTACCAGTTCCGAGGACAAAGGTTTGGAAAGGAAGATTTTCAGCAAGGTCTCGTCCGGGAGGTCTGCAGTGGTGATGTCCTTAAGGTTGTTCTCCTCGATGAACTGGGTGAACTGATCGGTGGTAACTATTACCGTTCGCGGGATGGAGAGGTAGACTTGTGGATACTTTTCCTGCAATTTGGCAGCCCTGAGGACCATGTCGATGAAGGCAAGGCCTCGGCCTTTGCCTCCCAGCGACCCTCCTCCGATACGGCTGAAGAAGAGGGTTTCATCATAGTTGTTTCTGCTGAATTGGGCGATGACACCCTTGGTCCGCTCGCTTCGGTAGGTTCGGATGATTTCAATCAGTTGCTGCTGGACTTCTTTGGCATGTCCATGCACAGGTATTTGGAGTCCTTTGATCCTGGCTGCCAGAGTATACAGACTCTGCGCCCTGAGCCAACGGGAGAACTCATTACGGCGGCAATGAAAGTCAAAACTCTCCTCGGGTATGGAGGGGAGGATTCGTTGCAAATCGCGCATGGTTTCTGCTCGGGCAATCTCCTCCATGGTCTTGGGATCGCGGAAGATGAAGGGGCCGAAGCCATAGTGGCTGGTCATGAACTTATTCAGTTCGAACAACAACGAGGAACTGTTTTTCCAGATGAAATGAGCCCCGCTGTCCTCAGCCATTTCCCGGGCATTGGCATCGCTGCTCTGCACCAGGATGGGAATCTCGGGATCCTGTGCAAGGACTACCTGGGTCAATGCAAGGCCTGCATACTTATCCTGCTCTTTTAGGTGAAGGTAGGACATATCGGTAATAATGCCCAGAATGTTGTGCCGATAGGTTGTGTACAGCTGCATCGCTTCCTCATACGTCCTGGCAAGGACAATTTTGGGACGACCGCGCATTCTGAGTGTTTTTCCCCAGTTGTTCAGTGCCTCCAGGATGGCTGAACGATTCTGTTGGATTAGGCAGGTGTACATCATGGGAAGGTAGGAAGAGTAGAAGCGGATTGAATCCTCGACCAGGATGATGACCTGCACATCGGCTTCGTTGGTATCGTGGTCGAGGTTCATCCTATCCTCGACCAGCTTGATCATAGCCAGAAAAATGGTGGGGTCACCCTGCCAATAGAAGAAATAGTCGATGTCCTGGCAGTCCGAGCCCTTGATCAACTTGTTGCGTCGGTGGCTGGATGAGGGAGAAAGGGCGATGACCGGCATCTCCTTGTCCAAAGCCTTGATGGAAGAAGCTAGTTGCTCCACCGATTCAGGGCCGAGATCGAGCATGGTGATGACCAGTTCGTACTTGCGTTCCCCGATGAGCTTGAGGGCTTCCTCCCCGCTGCTGGTATGGGTGATCTTTGGTGGGTTGTTCAAACCGAGCTGGGTGTATTCCAGATACAGTTCTTCTTCCACCCTTCCATCCTCTTCAAGAAGGAAGCGGTCATAGTCATTGCAAATAAGCAATACGTTGTAAATATGTTTCAGCATGAGGTTGGTGAACGGCAACCAAGTCGGATCGAGGGTATACATACGAAATAGTGTAGCATGCCCACTTGGGTTTTGAATAGAATTTCGAAGTTGGCTTAAAGTTGATAAAAAATTCAAAAACTATACAGAAATTTGAATAATCGAGTAATTATTAAAAATATACTAATGGTTAACTCAATTTAAACATTGACAGATTGAATTGTCGGGTTTACCCTTTTTACACAAGCAACGCCTTTTATTGCGGAGTCGAAGGAGACAAATCCAAGTATGTATAGCCTTGATGCTTTAATGGAAGAACTAGAGCGGAAGAATCCAGCCCAACCTGAGTTTATTCAGGCTGTGAAAGAGGTTTTAGAGAGTGTCATCGATGTAGTCAATGACAATCCGGTCTATGAAAAACATCGGATTCTGGAACGAATGACTGAGCCCGATCGTGTGTATATGTTCCGCGTCGAATGGGAAGACGATGAGGGGAATTTGCAGGTTAATCGGGGATACCGGGTGCAGTTCAATAATGCAATCGGACCCTACAAGGGAGGCCTTAGGTTCCACTCAAGTGTAACCCTTGGTTCCTTGAAATTCCTTGGTTTCGAGCAAACTTTGAAAAACAGCCTTACTACACTGCCGATGGGCGGCGGTAAGGGTGGAAGTGATTTCAACCCCCGCGGCAAGAGTGATGCAGAAATTTTGCGTTTCTGTCGATCCTTCATGACTGAACTGCAAAAATATATCGGTCCCGATACCGACGTTCCTGCAGGGGACATCGGGGTGGGTGCCAGGGAAATCGGTTTCCTGTATGGCCAGTACAAGCGTATCAGAAGCGAGAATACCGGCGTGTTGACCGGCAAGGGTCTCGGATTTGGCGGTTCACTGGTTCGTCCAGAGGCCACCGGTTATGGGACGATGTACTTTGCCAAGGCGATGCTTGAAGCCAAAGGTGACAGCCTGGAAGGAAAAACTGTCTCTGTCAGTGGTTTCGGCAACGTGGCCTGGGGGGCTGCCGTGAAGGCAACCCAGCTGGGAGCGAAGGTGGTGACCATCAGCGGACCCGACGGGTATATCTATGACAAGGATGGCGTGGGCACCGCTGAGAAGTGGGCGTACATGAATTATCTGCGCACCTCCAACAACGATGTGGTCGCACCCTATGCTAAGAAGTTTGGCGCCGTGTTCGTAGCTGGTAAGAAGCCTTGGGAGGTCCCGGTTGACCTGGCCTTCCCCTGTGCCATTCAGAATGAGCTGAGTCTTGAGGATGCGAAGACCTTGGTAGCGAACGGTGTGAAGTATGTGGTTGAGACATCCAACATGGGTTGCCAGGCCGATGCCGTTAACTATCTGATCGATGCGCGAATTCCTTTCGCTCCCGGCAAGGCTGCCAATGCCGGTGGTGTTGCGGTTTCGGGCCTTGAGATGAGTCAGAATGCCATGCATCTTTCCTGGAGCGCTGAGGAAGTGGATGAGAAACTGTACTCCATCATGGTCAAGATCCATCAGTCGTGCGTCACCGAGGGCAAGGAAGAAGACGGGTACGTCAACTACGTGAAGGGTGCAAACATTGCAGGCTTCAAGAAGGTTGCCGATGCCATGGTACAGCTCGGGTATTAGTGAAAATTTCCCTTTGGGATTGTGTATCAAGAGAGTCTTCCAGTTTGGAAGGCTCTCTTTTTAACCACTAGGGCCAAGACAAAATTGTATGGATATCGGGGCTGATACTCATCGGATTGTGCTGAAGAATCACTTTGATAGGGGGAGGAATCCAGTACGTCTCTTGGGGTGTCTGGGGTATAGCTTGCAAGGAATTGGCATGAGTTATCATTTTCCTATTTGACCCTTTCCGTCCTTTCCGATACACTTTTTTTAAGAGTCGATACCTAAGTGCTATAAAACCTATATAACACTATATATAGCGTTATTCAACTTTATGTGCACTATAAATGTTGTAATCATGCCTTGCCAACTTTACTTCTCCATGCTATGGTAAATGAGGGTCGACGATGGTCGACCCTTTAGCTTACCCTCTGAAAAAGGGGGCGGGAAATGGGAATAATTATTCACCTAAATTTTACATATAGAGGGATTACATGAGCTCTGCAAAGAATGAATTGAGTGCATTGGGTCGCAAGATTTTTCTTGACCGGTATGCGTTGAAAGATGTTAAGAAAGAAACGCTGAAGGTTGGGGATGTCGTGGTTGCCGTAAGCAATCCAAAAACCGGACAGCGGGAGATCGGTGTGGTCACCGAGCTGAAGGCTGCCGATGGTATTACGGTCAAACTCGATGATGGCATCGTCCTGAACGTCAAGCGTGAGGATGTGGATAAGCCTCTTGAAATCGATCCCGCTCAGATGCTGGCCCGTGTAGCGAAAGGTATTGCTTCCATCGAGAAGCAGGAGGTTCGAACGCAATGGGAAACAGAGTTCAATTGGCTCCTGGAGGACTGGAAGTTCGTCCCTGGAGGCAGGATTCTTACCGGAGCAGGAACGGATCAGAACCTGACCTATTTCAACTGTTATGTGATCCCTTCCCCGAAGGACAGTCGTGGTGGCATCATTGCCTCACTGGGACAGATGACCGAAATTATGAGCCGCGGCGGCGGAGTTGGGATGAACATATCCTCACTCAGACCCCGACACAGTTATGTCAAAGGCGTCAATGGCCGGTCCAGTGGTTCGGTAAGCTGGGGCGGGCTCTTCAGCTTCGTCACCGGCCTGATTGAGCAGGGAGGGTCCCGTCGCGGGGCTTTGATGCTGATTCTCAATGTTTGGCATCCGGACATTATTGATTTCATCAATTCCAAGCGCGAGATGGGAAAAATCACCAATGCCAACATCAGTGTCGGCATTACCGATGACTTTATGGAAGCAGTGCGCAAGGATGCAAACTGGGACACGTATTTTCCCGATACCACCGATCCGGCTTACAACACTGAGTGGGATGGGGACATCAACAAATGGAAGGCAAACGGCCACAAGGTTGTGGTGTACCAGACGCAGAAAGCAAAAAAAATCTGGGATGCAATTGTCGAGAGCGCCTGGGCAAGTGCCGAGCCTGGTGTTTTCTTCATCGACCGTTACAACAAGATGTCCAATTCCTGGTACTACTCCACCATCCAGAGTACAAACCCTTGTGGTGAGCAGGGACTTCCTCCTTGGGGCGTCTGCAACCTCGGATCAATCAACCTCAGCCGTTTCGTTGAGAACAAGAAGGTGTTGTATAAGGACTTGGGCAGAGCCGTCCGTGCAGCAGTGAGATTCTTGGACAACGTCATCGACGATACTCCCTATTTCTTTGAAGAGAACAAGAAGCAGCAGCTCTCGGAGCGGAGAATCGGGTTGGGTACCATGGGTCTTGCAGACATGCTGATCAAAATGGAGTTGCCGTACGGCAGTGAAGAGTCGCTGACCTTCATCGAGGAGCTGTACAAGTTCATCTGCATAGAGTCCTACAGTGAGAGCAGCGACCTTGCAAAAGAGAAGGGCAGTTTCCCCTTCTTCGATGCCGAGAAGCTCCTTCAGAGCGGTTTCATGAAGCAGATGCCCGAGGAAATTTGTACCAAGGTACGCAAGCAGGGCCTCAGAAACGTTACGCTTTTGACCCAGGCTCCTACAGGTACCACCGGTACGATGGTGAATACCTCCACCGGTATCGAGCCCTACTACTTCTGGGAATGGGAAAGAACCGGCAGAATGGGATCGAACATCGAACGGGTGAAAGTCTACGACGATTGGGTGAAAGCCCATCCAGGACAGAAGAAGCCCGCCTACTTTGTTTCCGCTATGGACCTTGCCCCTGAAGGGCATGTGAAGGTGCAGGCCGCAATTCAGAAGTGGGTCGATTCTTCGATTTCCAAGACAGGCAACACTCCCAAGGAATACACCATCGAGCAGACCGGAAAGCTCTATGAGTTGCTCTATGATTTGGGATGCAAGGGCGGTACTACCTATCGTGATGGTTCACGAGACACGCAAGTTTTGACGGCCAAGAAGGAAGAGAAAGAGGAGTTGAAGGAAGAGAAGCTGGTGGTTTCTCGTTCTACCGAACCCAAACCGAGAGTGCGCTCTACGGTATTGCAGGGGACGACCTACCGCAAGGCAACCCCGATCGGGACTGCGTACATCACCGTCAACTGTGACGGCCCCGATCCCAGCGATATTTTCGAGGTTTTCATCAACGTGGCGAAGGTCGGTTCCGATGTGGCCGCCGATGCAGAGGGCCTGGGCAGGCTGATCAGCCTGATGCTGCGCATGCCTTCTCCGCTGACACCGGACCAGAGAGCCCAGGCGATTATCGCCCAGTTGTCGGGAATCGGCAGCGGCAGGTCGATGGGTTTTGGAAAGAACCGCGTCATGAGTCTGCCTGATGCTGTGGCTCAGGTGCTGCAGCAGCATATCGGCTCGTCCGACAGCCAGAAGGAAGCTTCCCGTCTTCCCGATGAAGAGGATGAAGTAGAGGATGCCGGTCAGCTTGACTTGGGCCTTAGCTCCACTTCAGCCAGCGTGAAGCCGGATATTTGCCCGATTTGTGGTAATGTCACCTTCGTCAATATTGAAGGTTGCAAGAAATGTTTCTCTTGCGGACATAGCGAGTGTTGACCAAAAGCTGTCCTATCCGTACGCTCTATTTCGGGTAGGGTAGCATGAACAAATTTCGACAACCCCGTCCTTTGTTGGCGGGGTTTTCTGTCTACAAGGGCTTGGGAACCAGTATCTATTCGCTGTTTGCCATTCGGATCATCAACCGGTTCGGCGATTTTGTACAGTTGTTGTTGGTCCTGATTCTCACAGGCAAACTTGGGCTTTCTCCTAAGGATGCCGGACTCTTTGTTTCAGCGAGCGTCATTGCAACCATGGTTGGGCAGATGGCTATCGGCATGGCCGCCGACAAGTGGGGCAAGAAACCGTTGTTGGTGCTTTGTCAAATAATGGTGAGCCTTTCGTATCTCTTGTGTGCCATTTCATTCGTTATCCGTCCAAACCTTATTCCCTATCTCATTCTTGTAGCCAGTCCTTTCCGTGGGGGTACCGCCCCCTTGACCAATACCATGGTTGCCGATTTCAGCCCGCAGGGACGGCTTTCCCACTCTTTCAGCCTGTTGTATCTTGGGACCAATATCGGGGTGGCATTAGGTCCGATGGCTGCTTCGCTGCTCTATGCGCGTTCATTGTTGCTGCTGTTCAGCTTCTCAGCTGTTCTGTTGTTACTTTCGACGTTGTTGCTGCTCATTACCGTGCCCAACAAGCATACTGAGGTACAGATACATGACGATGCAGGGAAATCCAAGGCTCATATTCCTCCTATTCTTTGGCTTTTCTTCTCCTTCAGTGCCGTATACTCACTGACGTATGCCCAGAACTCATTTACGCTTCCGCTGCAATTCACTTCCTTGTATGGAGAACTTCTGGGTGCAAATCGGTATGCAACGCTCATGATGGTCAATGCAGTGGTGGTCCTGGTGTGTACAACCTTGCTTACTGCCTGGACCCATCGGTTGGGTCAACTGGTTTCTATGGCCTTGGCTTTGCTGTTGTATGTGGCTGGGTATTTGATGTATGCCTTTTGCTCGCTGTATACTATGTTTCTTGTGGCAACCTGCATCTGGACTCTTGGTGAGATTCTGATGGCTACGAACTCCAATGTATTTCTCAATGCCTATGCCGACCCGCGCCTGCGCTCGCAGAGCAATGCCTATTTGCATGTGTTTTCGAGCCTGGGTCACTCGGTTTCTCCCACCTTGGGCGGCTTTGTACTGCTTGTCACCGGTTACCGTCAATTGTGGATGCTTGCAGCAGGGCTTTGTTTTCTGCTTGGGCTCGGTTATATTGCACTAAATAAATACTTAAAGCATTGATATACTGCTAAAGGACTACTAATAAAGGAATTCAATCTGGACAAGGTTGCAAACGAATCCTTATTGGTTTATTATGATTGTTGGGAAAATCTGTGTGGATTTTTTTTTGTGTGTGCATAGGGTGACCCCTTCAGGGTCGCATCAAATACTGTTTTATGGAGTGTCAAAATGGGTAACAAAAAAAGGGTTACTATTGACGGTAACACTGCTGCAGCGCATATTGCATATGCCTTCAGTGAAGTAGCCGCAATCTATCCGATCACCCCCTCCTCTCCGATGGGAGAGTTTGCTGATTCTTGGGCCAGCACCGGCCGCAAGAACCTCTGGGGTAAGAAGGTAGAGATCATGGAAATGCAGTCCGAGGCTGGCGCGGCTGGTGCCGTTCACGGCGCTCTGTCTGCTGGTGCTTTGACCACCACCTTCACTGCTAGTCAGGGATTGCTCTTGATGATCCCCAACATGCATAAGATTGCTGGCGAAATGATTCCTACCGTTTTTCACGTGTCTGCAAGATCTCTTGCTGCACAGTCTCTCTCAATTTTCGGCGATCATTCCGACGTCATGTCCTGCCGCAATACCGGCTTTGCCATGACCTGTGCAAACAACGTACAGGAGACCATGGACATGTCCTTGGTTGCTCATCTGGCAACTCTCGAGGCTCAAGTACCATTCCTCAGCTTCTTCGATGGTTTCAGAACCTCCCATGAGCTGCAGAAGGTCGAAGAGATTACCTATGAAGAGCTCAAGCCGCTGGTAAATGAAGAGTATGTCCGTCGCTTCCGCGAGCGCGCCATGCGCCCCGAGCACCCGAAGTTGAAGGTAGCTGCACAGAACGAGGACGTTTACTTCCAGGGTCGTGAGACCGTCAACGCCTACTATGAAGCACTTCCTGAAATGGTGCAGAAGTATATGGACCAGGTTTCCCAGCTTACCGGTCGCCCCTACCACCTCTTCGACTATGTCGGCGATCCCAATGCAACCGATATCGTCATTGTTATGGGAAGTGGTGCCGACACCTTCGAATGGGCCAGCGACTACCTGAACGAAAAGGGTGGCAAGACTGGTGTATTGAAGGTACGCCTCTATCGCCCGTTCAGTGCAAAGCATTTTGTACAGGCCATTCCCGCATCGGTAAAGCGCATTGCAGTGCTTGACCGCACCAAGGAACCCGGTTCCCTGGGCGAGCCCCTTTACCAGGATGTCATCACCGCCCTCAGTCAGATGGGCAGAACCGACATGAAGGTTATCGGCGGCCGCTTTGGTTTGTCCAGCAAGGATTTCACCCCCAGCCACGCAAAGGCTGTCTATGAACACCTCGCAGGCAAGGCCTTCAGCAACTTCACCGTTGGCATCAACGATGACGTAACCAATCGTTCCATCCCTGTAAGTGAGAACATCAACGTTTCTCCCAAGGGTGTGGTATCCTGCATGTTCTGGGGCCTTGGCTCTGACGGTACCGTCGGCGCAAACAAGAACTCCATCAAGATCATCGGCGACAATACCGACCTTAATGCACAGGCTTACTTCTCCTACGACTCCAAGAAGAG contains the following coding sequences:
- a CDS encoding PEP/pyruvate-binding domain-containing protein, which codes for MYTLDPTWLPFTNLMLKHIYNVLLICNDYDRFLLEEDGRVEEELYLEYTQLGLNNPPKITHTSSGEEALKLIGERKYELVITMLDLGPESVEQLASSIKALDKEMPVIALSPSSSHRRNKLIKGSDCQDIDYFFYWQGDPTIFLAMIKLVEDRMNLDHDTNEADVQVIILVEDSIRFYSSYLPMMYTCLIQQNRSAILEALNNWGKTLRMRGRPKIVLARTYEEAMQLYTTYRHNILGIITDMSYLHLKEQDKYAGLALTQVVLAQDPEIPILVQSSDANAREMAEDSGAHFIWKNSSSLLFELNKFMTSHYGFGPFIFRDPKTMEEIARAETMRDLQRILPSIPEESFDFHCRRNEFSRWLRAQSLYTLAARIKGLQIPVHGHAKEVQQQLIEIIRTYRSERTKGVIAQFSRNNYDETLFFSRIGGGSLGGKGRGLAFIDMVLRAAKLQEKYPQVYLSIPRTVIVTTDQFTQFIEENNLKDITTADLPDETLLKIFLSKPLSSELVLNLAEIIQVIHQPICVRSSSLLEDSHYQPFAGVYETCMLPNKGDDRIRLDELCDAVRAVWASTYFRSAKEYLKATEHMLEDEKMAVVIQQVIGSEHGSYWYPNISGVARSLNYYPLGGEKPEDGVGMLSFGFGKSVVDNGSALRFSPAHPKRPAQFLGGDQTSSQRTFYALNLQHGYHPLEEGGLENLELLDLSEAEHHPQALKYIASTFDMASGTLSESVKAEGQKVITFNGILKYDAFPLASIVKEIVNLGTQAMGKPVEIEFAVNLNRAAPKKQEFSLLQIRPIAAGNEESDVCISDEEKSLAAVYSTVVMGNGKIEDIQDLIYLKVDRFDASRMKDMAKELDKLNAAMVLAEKDYALLVAGRLGSCDPWLGIPVTWSQISRSKVIIETGLKGFQVEPSQGTHFFQNMTSLGCMYLTINPDHRSGRLDLEKLKQLEVYDETEHFIHARTQKPLIIKVNGFKGEGVVLAD
- the gdhA gene encoding NADP-specific glutamate dehydrogenase, coding for MYSLDALMEELERKNPAQPEFIQAVKEVLESVIDVVNDNPVYEKHRILERMTEPDRVYMFRVEWEDDEGNLQVNRGYRVQFNNAIGPYKGGLRFHSSVTLGSLKFLGFEQTLKNSLTTLPMGGGKGGSDFNPRGKSDAEILRFCRSFMTELQKYIGPDTDVPAGDIGVGAREIGFLYGQYKRIRSENTGVLTGKGLGFGGSLVRPEATGYGTMYFAKAMLEAKGDSLEGKTVSVSGFGNVAWGAAVKATQLGAKVVTISGPDGYIYDKDGVGTAEKWAYMNYLRTSNNDVVAPYAKKFGAVFVAGKKPWEVPVDLAFPCAIQNELSLEDAKTLVANGVKYVVETSNMGCQADAVNYLIDARIPFAPGKAANAGGVAVSGLEMSQNAMHLSWSAEEVDEKLYSIMVKIHQSCVTEGKEEDGYVNYVKGANIAGFKKVADAMVQLGY
- a CDS encoding adenosylcobalamin-dependent ribonucleoside-diphosphate reductase, with product MSSAKNELSALGRKIFLDRYALKDVKKETLKVGDVVVAVSNPKTGQREIGVVTELKAADGITVKLDDGIVLNVKREDVDKPLEIDPAQMLARVAKGIASIEKQEVRTQWETEFNWLLEDWKFVPGGRILTGAGTDQNLTYFNCYVIPSPKDSRGGIIASLGQMTEIMSRGGGVGMNISSLRPRHSYVKGVNGRSSGSVSWGGLFSFVTGLIEQGGSRRGALMLILNVWHPDIIDFINSKREMGKITNANISVGITDDFMEAVRKDANWDTYFPDTTDPAYNTEWDGDINKWKANGHKVVVYQTQKAKKIWDAIVESAWASAEPGVFFIDRYNKMSNSWYYSTIQSTNPCGEQGLPPWGVCNLGSINLSRFVENKKVLYKDLGRAVRAAVRFLDNVIDDTPYFFEENKKQQLSERRIGLGTMGLADMLIKMELPYGSEESLTFIEELYKFICIESYSESSDLAKEKGSFPFFDAEKLLQSGFMKQMPEEICTKVRKQGLRNVTLLTQAPTGTTGTMVNTSTGIEPYYFWEWERTGRMGSNIERVKVYDDWVKAHPGQKKPAYFVSAMDLAPEGHVKVQAAIQKWVDSSISKTGNTPKEYTIEQTGKLYELLYDLGCKGGTTYRDGSRDTQVLTAKKEEKEELKEEKLVVSRSTEPKPRVRSTVLQGTTYRKATPIGTAYITVNCDGPDPSDIFEVFINVAKVGSDVAADAEGLGRLISLMLRMPSPLTPDQRAQAIIAQLSGIGSGRSMGFGKNRVMSLPDAVAQVLQQHIGSSDSQKEASRLPDEEDEVEDAGQLDLGLSSTSASVKPDICPICGNVTFVNIEGCKKCFSCGHSEC
- a CDS encoding MFS transporter, with the translated sequence MNKFRQPRPLLAGFSVYKGLGTSIYSLFAIRIINRFGDFVQLLLVLILTGKLGLSPKDAGLFVSASVIATMVGQMAIGMAADKWGKKPLLVLCQIMVSLSYLLCAISFVIRPNLIPYLILVASPFRGGTAPLTNTMVADFSPQGRLSHSFSLLYLGTNIGVALGPMAASLLYARSLLLLFSFSAVLLLLSTLLLLITVPNKHTEVQIHDDAGKSKAHIPPILWLFFSFSAVYSLTYAQNSFTLPLQFTSLYGELLGANRYATLMMVNAVVVLVCTTLLTAWTHRLGQLVSMALALLLYVAGYLMYAFCSLYTMFLVATCIWTLGEILMATNSNVFLNAYADPRLRSQSNAYLHVFSSLGHSVSPTLGGFVLLVTGYRQLWMLAAGLCFLLGLGYIALNKYLKH